The sequence below is a genomic window from Nicotiana tomentosiformis chromosome 6, ASM39032v3, whole genome shotgun sequence.
gggtaaatactttggcgcccaccatggggctgaGAATAGTAATGGTGGTTTAATATAAATCTCCATAACATGCTATATTTTACGTTTGTTCTTTAAAGTCTCAATTTCAGGtcagcttaaagatttcaaattCTCAGTCTGCCCACTTGAACGTTGAAGCTGAGGCTGGCCATCATGGTGAAAACAACAATCTAGTACTTAGCAATGAAGTGCCCCATACTGATCCCAATAGATTCACAGTTGCCGATCCAATCGACGCCAAATCACAGGTTCCTATCAATGTCAACCTGCTGACTAACCCCTAAATAGTGTTCGTGGTGGTCCTCGAAAACCATGTCGAGAAACGCCCAAAGGCGAAGGTGATTGGGTAAGCCTATGACTAATCTTCGAAATGATGCAGTCTCAATAGGCGGCGATAGCACAACTACATAATCAAGCCCACGCCCCTAGCAGGGTCGAGCCCGAATGCTCTCGGGAGAACATCCGAAGAAACGAACAAACCACTATGAGATCGGGTGAAGCTGATCCCAGGGTCAACCCCGAGATAattaaaatgcttgaagcattgACAAAGCAGATAGAATCAGGTGAGAAAAAAATTGAGGtcaacgacaagaaggtggagacATATAATTCCAAGGTCGATCAAATCTCGGGAGCACCCTCGATATTGAAAGGACCCGATTCCAAGAATTTTATCCAAAAGGCTTTCCCTCCGAGCGTGGCACCAAAGTCGATCCCGAAGAGGTTTTGTATGCCCGATATTCCGAAGTACAATGGAACCATggatccaaacgagcatgtaacctcctatacatgtgccatcaaaggggaacgacttggaagatgacgaaatcgagtcggtGTTGCTGAAATAGTTTGGGAAAACTCTGTCAAaaagagcaatgatatggtatcacaacatACCCCTAAATTCTATTGATTCGTTTGCTATGATTGCAGATGCTTTTGTGACagcccatgccggggccatcaaggttgaAACCAAAAAATCGGACCTTTTTAAGGTTaaacaaagagataacgagatgctcaggtaTTTCATGTTGAGATTCCAGATCGAACGATGGACCTGCCTCCAGTCGCTGATTATTGGGCCGTTCATGAATTCACTCAAGGACATAACCCCCGAAGCTCCTTGGTTTTGCAACAGCTAAAAAAACTTGGTAGAGTATCCAGCGGTAACTTGGGTCGACGTCCACAACATGTACCAGTCAaaattcagagttgaggacgaccAACTCGGAGCCCCTTCAAGGTTCGTTTATCCCGCAGAGCCGACGACAGGTCAAGGAGAGTCATCGATCATGAACCAAAATCTGTTCGGGATCGATACCAACCACACAACGTGGATCGAAGGGGAAATGGGCTCCGGCGTCAACCCACAAGGAACGAAAAGACAGGAGATCGAGGGCCTAGTAGCCGAGGTCTGATGAAaaaaatgggttcgacaggccgCTCGGGGGTAAGGAAGCACCAAGATttttagaatacaacttcaacattgatgcggTCAACATCGTATTAGCTATGGGGCGCATCAAGGAAACCAAGTGGCCCCGACTGTTGCAGTCTGACCCTACCGAAAGAGATCCTAACTTTATGTGCAAGTATAATGGCACTGATAGACACAGGATTGAGGATTGCGAACAATTGAGAGAAGAGGTTGCTCGGTTGTTCAATAATGGGCACCTCCGAGAACTTCTtagcgatcgagccaaaaatcacttcaggaacagGGACGCCAAAAAATAGGCCGAACTTGAGGAGCCTCAGCACATCATCAATCTGATCATTGGAGGGGTCGATATCCCTCAAGGACCGATGATAAAGCGCactaaagtatctatcacaaTGGGAAAATGTACCCGAGATTATGTCCTGCAGGGAACTATCTTGTTCAACGACGAGGATGCCGAGGGCATCGTGCAaccacacaatgatgcactggtaatatctgtacttatcaataaatctcgagttaaatgtgtattgattgatccaggtagctcggccaatatcatcatatcaagggtcgtagagcagttggGGTTACAAGAACAAATAGTACCGGCGATTTGGGTGCtgaacggatttaacatggcatgcaaaactactaaaggggagataaccctgctagtGAACACCACCGGGATGATCCAAGAtacaaagttctacgtgatcgaaggggacatgaggtacaatgccgaattcggaaggccatgggttcATAACATGAGGGCGTTACCTTCAACCTTACACCAGACACTGAAGTTGCCTACGCCGAGAGGAGTCAAGACGGTCTACGAAGAGAAATCGGCTATAAATGAAATATTCGCAGTCAACGAGGTAATCCCGGCACCTACGGTTTTGACATTAAGGAACCTATAGCCAAtcaaaaataaagaaatgaaatagcaatcaccgatgtCGGCCCTGACCGAACCGAAGGAGCGAAGAGTAGACGAGGAGGATGTTTATGGAGTTTCGAGGTCGTTCATAGCTCCTGATGATACCGACACCactaaatcgacggtcgaggagttggagtaagtcatattgatcgaataCCTActagatcgaaaggtatacctaggcacggggttaactctcgagctcaggaaaaaactcactgaatttcttaaagctaacatagACTATTTTGTTTGGTCCCACcctgacatgacagggatcccctCGGAAGTGACCACTCATAATCTGAGTTTGGACctgaagttccacccggttaaatagaagaggagaccaaagtttgaggtcaagcatgcattcatcaaggacgaggtatctaaactccttaaaatagggtccattcgggaagttaaatacccgagCTAGTTAGCTAATGTCGTGGTAATGCCTAAAAACGGAAATAagataagaatgtgtgtagattacaaatatatgaacaaggcatgccctaaggattcttttcctttgcctaacatcgatcggatATTTGATGCGACGGTCGAACATGAGATACTcaactttctcgatgcctattccgggtacaaccaaattcggatggaaccaagtgatcaagaaaagacttattttatcactaaatttggcACCTATTGTTATGACGTAATGCCATTCGAATTAAAGAATGTCGGTGCCacctatcaatgcctagtaaaccggatgtttgaAAATAGATAGGAAAATTAATGAAAGTTTGTATTAACGACATGTTAGTCAAGCCCCTGCGAGcataggaccatttgaaacatttacaggaaaccttcgacattttgaagaaatacaatatgaagctgaacccggagaagtgcGCATTCGAGATCGAATCGggaaaattcctcgggttcatcgTATCCAATCGAGGAGTCGAGCTCAATCCCGACAAAATTGAAGTCGTAGaagacatcaccgtggtggacaatgtcaaggtcaTTCAGAGGCTGACCGAGCATATAGCTGCCCTGGGCCGGTTCATATCGAGGTTCTTGGACAAAAACCAtcgattcttctcactattgaagaagaagaataacttttcctggACCCTAGAATGCCAATAagatttggaagaactcaaacggtacctatcGAGTCTGCCCCTACTCCACACTCCGAAGGAGGATGAATAGTTATTACCTTTACTTAGAGGTTCCTGAGGTTGCGGTAAGTGAAGTCTTAGTCCAGGAAGAGAAAGGTAAATAATTTCCCATTTACTATatcagtagaactctaggcgaggccgaaacaaggtatccacacttggaaaaattggtgctcgctttgctaagcacctccacaaagttaaaatcatactttcaatgccaccacATAAGTAATGTAACCTCTTACCCACTGAGGAACATCATGCACAAACCCTAgctctcgggccgattggccaaatgggccagcAAAATCAATggatacgatatcgagtatcgaccccgaaccgccataaaatctcaaattttggtagacttaatggccgactttacgccggccttaatacccgaagtcgaagaGGAATTATTACTAACCTTGGGGACTACCTCGAGAatttggaccctttttacggacggtgcctcgaacgcaaaagggttcgGGCTCGGCATCGTGTTGAAACCACCTACGGGGTGTGTagttaggcagtctattagaactgtgaaattgactaacaatgaggccgagtatgaggaagtgattgcaggtctcgaattggctaaaagccttggggccgaggtgatcgaagccaagtgcgactccgtACTCATGGTAAATCAAGTTAATGGAACGTTCGAAGTGAAATAGGAACATATGCGAAGGTACttagacaaattacaggtaaTCCTGCATCAATTCAGGGAATGGACCCTGTAGCACGTTCCCCAagatcaaaacagcgaggccgacgccctgcctaacttggggtcgtcggtcgataTTGATGAATTCAGTTAAGGAGCAgtagtacaactcatgaaatcagtgGTAGAAGAAAGCCATGATCGAAGTAAACTCaacgagtttaacttgggattgaaggaacaagtacatagactacttgaacacatgaaaattaccctcggatcccaaagaatcgagagcttTGCATACCAAGGCTGCGGATTTAGCTTGGTTGAAAGGACATTATTCAGGAGAAGATTCGACGGCCCGCTAGCCAAATGCTTGGGGACGGGAGATACCGAATATGCCTTGAGAGatgttcacgaaggcacttgtgggaaccattcGGGGGCAAAATAGTTGGTCCAAAAATTAATCAGGGGCGGCTACTATTGGACCGaaatggagaaagatgcgaaggactTCATACGAAAATGTGACAACTGCCAGAGACATGCCCCAATCTTCCATCAACCGGGAGAACTACTCCACTTGGTCTTGTCCCCGTGGCcgtttatgaagtggggaatgaaTATCGTCGATCCCCTACCATGGTCACTTGGTAAGGCTtaattcatactattcatgaccgattatttttccaaatgggtcaaAGATCAAGCGTTAGGAAAAGTccgggagaaagaagtcattgacttcatctgggaccatataatatgtcgattcgggataccggcCGATACTGTTTGcgataatgggaaacaatttcTCGGCAGTAAGGTAAataaattcttcgaagatcacaagatcaaGAAAATATTATAAACACCTTACCACTCTAGTGGAATGGACAGGCAGAATCAACAAATAAAACATACTTcaaaacctgaaaaagaggttgacctatgccaaagggaaatggaaggaaatcctgctcgaagtcctgtgggcatatcgtacgacctcgaagtctagTATCGGGGCCACTCTATTTTCGTTGGTCTACGGGGCCGAAGCCTTAATACTAGTCAAAATGGGAAAATCGAGCCTCAGGTTCCAATATGCGACAGAAAAGTCAAACGGTGAGGCCATGatcacgagcctggaactattggatgaaaggcggaAGGTCTCTctagtccggttggccgcccaggaatagagaatagaaagatatgaCAACATAAGAGCCAACCTCTGATACTTTaagatcggggacttggtgttgagaAAAGTATATTACACACCCGGAACCCAAATgaagggaagctgggaccgaattaggaaggaccatatcgagtcatcGGAATTACTGGCAAAGGCTCGTACAAACTCAAAGCAGGAAACGATGTGCAACTACCGAATAACTGAAACGtgacacacttaaagcggtactactgctaaggtacgaactcaattactctttatttatgttatgaatCAGACTAACATTTACAAGCAAACGGCCAAGAATAGATgtggctattaggtctgaaagtacgcgttgcactctttttcccttgaaccggtatTGTCCCAAAATGGAtttttcgacaaggtttttaacaaggaaACAGTAAAACGAGCTAACTTAGATTCGAAGACCGGTCTCAAATCGAAGTCAATGATCATTCACTTCATATCAACAATATTCGTGCCCTCTAAAGCTCGACCTCGAATATTGGGTGACATTACCCTCCGATTAACGTTTTTagcaaggaaaaaagaaaaacctTATATGCTAGAAGCTAAtgcttggtggttaggattcattttaagggccaaacggtcgtaTTAACCGTGCTCACATAGTCCACTCTAGCCATGATACAAGTTTTTATGCgctttcgatcatgtactttacacactgagaaatgaaagaaatttTTGCCTTGCTATCACGCATTTTCTTGCTTTTTCAATTCTGGATCCTAAGAGCccacgggctacccctactcggggactatcgatCCCTTGAGCTACCCcaactcggggactatcgagcccaagggctacccctacaAGGGGACTGTCGCCCGAAGAAAGTTCGGACAACCCGGGCTACCGAATCTTGGAGGTACGAAACCTATTAGGTGGTGCCTAAAtacaaaaggctacggccaccctaaaaTGGATTGGAGACGTCTGAAGCTCGTAATCAGAGAGTAAGGCCTTTATAAAAACTCGAAACCttctaaaaggttaccctcggcaaaagcaTCGTCTAAAATCACTCAAGCGTCTTGAAAACTTCCATCTATGCTAAGGCATCAAAAACATTACATGAATAGAAATTATAAAAAGATGGTGGAAAAGTAAAGACACTATATTGCCAGAAAGGGAAAATTTTCATATATATTCCGaaatatatttacaaaggccCAATAAAAATGGCTTCGAAATAAAAACAATATACATAAGGGAAACAAAATCTTAAAAAGTACTAAGGCATCTACGCTTGGTCTTCACCGGGTCCCGACTCATTTCCGAAACCGTTGGAACCCTCAGAGGCTTCGGCACCCTCAAAATCATAGAGCTCATTTGCCTCGGCCTATAGATTTTTGGCTTTCTCGATCTCGATCGAAAGATTGAAACCTCGGGCGTGAATCTCTTCGAAGGTCTCTCTTCAGGACAGCCGCTTCACATATTCAGTCTTTATCTTTAGGccggtctcggctgcctccacATTGTCCTTGTACAAGGACACCATGTCCTCGGCATCAGCGGAGGTTGTGTCCAATTTGGACTTCAGTGCCTCATATTCTCTTCCGAGAACATCCCTTTCTGCGACAACCAAGCTCAGTTGTGCTCGAAGATCATCATTCAGCTGAGACCACTTATCATCTTTGTCATTTGCCACCGGGAGTTGGTTATCAACCGATGCCAACTCCGCCTTAGTAGTTTCCTTCTACGAAACCAGCAGGTCCATCCTGTCCTTCCACACTTCGACCATGGCCTTGACCTTGTTCATCTCAGCTTAAAGCTGGTCAATCAGGTCGATCTTCTATTGTACCTGCGAGGTTGTGTTATTAGTCACCACGACTAGCTTCTCGTTTTTagcttcaaagacctttaccttttcaacTAGGTCGGCATGTTCCCGTGTTAGGATCAATGCCTCATTCTTAGCTTTGTCCAGCTCGGCCTGGAGGTCTTTAAGGGTCTCATCATGTTGCTCACTAAGAAGCATGTACATGTCCTTCTTCCGGGCCTATTCTTTGAGTTTGAACTCAAGTTGGCTGATTTCCAAGAGGTACCGGAGAAAGCTTTCATGATAAAGCACTGAAGCTTGTAAAACAGTGGAACTAGTAAGATACATTACGGGAAAACTTAAGCGGGATTCATGAAGGGAGTATAAAAGTGTTAGaaccttacccggttcagcgcctgtgTAGCCTCATTAAAGAGACTTGGCGTGCCCACCTTGTTCATTTTTGCCTGGTTCTCGTCGGTCATCAGGCATCGGAGGTAGCTGGCTACACCTACCGGAGCA
It includes:
- the LOC138893610 gene encoding uncharacterized protein, with amino-acid sequence MYMLLSEQHDETLKDLQAELDKAKNEALILTREHADLVEKVKVFEAKNEKLVVVTNNTTSQKETTKAELASVDNQLPVANDKDDKWSQLNDDLRAQLSLVVAERDVLGREYEALKSKLDTTSADAEDMVSLYKDNVEAAETGLKIKTEYVKRLS